The genomic window GCGGTGGCAAATGCCCAGAGGAGGCCATATCCTTCCCGACCCTCGTTGAACTGCGCGACGAGCTGAAGGCCTTAAGAAGGAAGCACGGTCTAGTCTCGGAATGATAGGATGTCAGGAGAATGTTCGGCGTCATGCGAGACGCCAAAGAAGAAGCTGTCCTTTCTCGACGAGTTCCTAACGCTCTGGATATTCATCGCAATGGCCATCGGCGTAGGGTTTGGGTATGCATTCCCTGAGATTGCGGACATCCTCGACTCCATCAAGATCTTCAACGTCTCCTTGCCAATTGTGATCGGCCTACTGGTGATGATGTACCCCCCGCTCGCAAAGGTGCGCTACGAAGAGTTGGGTAAGCTTAAGGAGGCGAAGAAGATGTTCAGCACATCGCTCCTGCTCAACTGGGCCATCGGACCCGTACTGATGTTCTCACTCGCATGGCTGTTCCTCCCCGATCCGAGCGACGCGCCGCTTAGGAACGGCCTGATACTCGTCGGAATTGCCAGATGCATCGCGATGGTGCTCGTTTGGAACATGCTGGCGGAAGGGGACTGCGAGTACTGTGCTGTGCTCGTCGCCCTCAATTCGGTCTTCCAGATAGTGATGTACTCAGTCCTTGCCTACTTCTTCATCACCGTCATGACGCCCGTGGTCTCGCCATCTTCCGAAGCCATAGTGGTCAACATAACGATGGCCGACATCGCGAAGAACGTCCTGATATTCCTGGGGATACCGTTCGCTGCAGGTGTTGCGAGTTGGTACTTGATTGCGCGGAGGAAGGGCCGAGACTGGTACGACAATGTGTTCGCTCCGAAGATCAGTCCCTTGGCACTCCTGGGTCTCCTGTTCACGATCGTCGTGATGTTCTCGTTGCAGGGTGAGAGGATCATCGACAGTCCCGACCTGGTGATAAGAGTCGCCCTCCCACTAGTGGCCTATTTCTTGCTCATGTTCTTCATGAGCTTCGCACTGTCGCACAGGCTTGGCTTCACGTATAGCCAGGGTGCAACACAATCGTTCACCGCCGCGAGCAACAACTTCGAGCTCGCCATCGCCGTCGCAGTCGCCACATTCGGGATCGCATCTCTTGAGGCTTTCGCTACTGTCATCGGGCCCCTCATGGAAGTGCCGGTTCTGATCAGCCTCGTGAACGTCGCGCTCTGGATCAAGCGCAGGTACTACGGACCGGATGGAAGACCAAGGCGTTGAAGGGGTGGTGCGGGCTGAGGACAACCTTTTTGGTCATTGACACCCCTTAACACGCGGGGGCGCGCGCGACGAAGCAGTTCAACATTTTCGTGGAGGATAAGATAGGGGAGCTAGCACGTGTGACCGAGGCTCTGGCCCAGAGCGCCATCAACATCAGGGGCTTGGCTACGGACAAGATGGGGCCGAGACCGACGGTGAAAGTGATCACGGACGATGAATACTCTACGAGGAAGGCATTGTCAAGGGCCAGCTTTGATTTCGAGGAGACGGACGTG from Candidatus Thermoplasmatota archaeon includes these protein-coding regions:
- the arsB gene encoding ACR3 family arsenite efflux transporter, with protein sequence MSGECSASCETPKKKLSFLDEFLTLWIFIAMAIGVGFGYAFPEIADILDSIKIFNVSLPIVIGLLVMMYPPLAKVRYEELGKLKEAKKMFSTSLLLNWAIGPVLMFSLAWLFLPDPSDAPLRNGLILVGIARCIAMVLVWNMLAEGDCEYCAVLVALNSVFQIVMYSVLAYFFITVMTPVVSPSSEAIVVNITMADIAKNVLIFLGIPFAAGVASWYLIARRKGRDWYDNVFAPKISPLALLGLLFTIVVMFSLQGERIIDSPDLVIRVALPLVAYFLLMFFMSFALSHRLGFTYSQGATQSFTAASNNFELAIAVAVATFGIASLEAFATVIGPLMEVPVLISLVNVALWIKRRYYGPDGRPRR